The segment CCATATAGTATGCAGAAACATCATCTGCGTATTCTGAAAGTGTAAAAAAGAAGTTCACCACTAGctaatattaaaacatgcagTCTTAACTTGAGTGACGGTGATTTGAGCTGCAGATGCACTTTACACATCACTTTTTAAATATGCTTTAATCACTCAATACAGGTGTAAAAAGAACAGTTAACCGGCGAATGTAAAACCTATGGTGAGtgttactgcttttttttttttaactgcaattttGCTTAATTCGTGTCATCTCCAGTAATCTTTTCTTCTCTTAACACCTTTTGTTGTGTCACTAAAAAAGAGCCAAAGAAAAGGCAAAATGTGCAAATTGCAGATGTCCAATCAGTGTTTAAGAAGCGTTTACGTCTGTGGCACAATAACTTTAGTGTGAGTGCTGGACTCTCAACATTAAACAAATATCTCCTTGAAAGGAGGcgcataaaaagaaaagaaatgacaaaaacaaacagctaagcaaaagagaaaagaagtgcctgtgtgtgcttagggtcccttaagaaatgtgtttttttcatcaatgtCAGCCATTTCCCccagttttttaaaaagagattttctttcaaattcAGTCTCTGTGTAAGACGTTCCATGTCCATGTTTGACAGCCATGTTTTGAGaacgttttaaaaaataatgtcgGTTTCTGTCAGGAAATAAAAGTGGGGCTTTTTCTCCCAGGGATATTGTGTCCACTATGTACCTGGAATATCAGCAAATATTTGTGTCAAAGGTCTAGCAATTTAGAAAGAAGTATCTTtaccatttaattttatttaaaatgattcTTCTCCCTCATCCAGGGAGACTCTGGGGGTCCATTGACCTGTCGTGAAGGCACTGGCCAGTGGTTCGTCGCCGGGGTAACCAGTTGGGGACACGGATGCGGTCGAGCGGGTTTTCCGGGGATTTACACTCGAGTGACTTCTGTACGGAATTGGATATCCTCATACCTGCCTTTCTGAAGTTAGTATAGCAAAAATACAGCAGCTTCAACCAACAACAAGCCAAGAGGACACGGTGGCATTCTTTATCAGGTCGCCTTACCTGCCATTACACTCGCTCTCAGTCAGTCACTGCAGTATTGACTTGTGTGGCCTTGTGGGGTCACGGGTGCTGTTTGTAACACTGTGCAATCATCTCAACTTCACTGGACCATCCTCTCTATCAACATGTACTGAAGATACAAGGGCAATCTTGAAGTATTCATTGTAGACAATGGGAAAGCCAACTATTGTGTATTTATTCCAAGTATTTATTGCTGCTTAATACACTCACTGGACACGACATTAGATACACCTGCACACATCTGCAGTGTAGTTTACAGCACTGCAAACTATAAACgcaatacaaaacatttgttttaattactaTCCATCTGATAGCACCAACCAAAACTGAACATTGTTCTTTGTAAATTAAGGTGCAGGTGCACATAATGTTGAGAGCAGTGAGTGCATACACACAGGTGACCGATTAAATATGCAAGTGGAGTTTTAAAAGATAACACCGCCACTCTAGGTTAGGAGGAAaggttggatttaaaaaaaaaaaaaaagggggggggtaAAATATGGCATCAAACATTTCATAAATTTAGAATGGCCCACCGATCACTGGAAAGTTTCCCTTCCCTCATCTTAACAGTAATCTTAACTTTGTTCAATGCACATACTAACGCTGCTCCACTgccattatacagtatgtctttcaAACTGCTACTGATGGTGCAATacataatgttttaaaattgcttttctttcatttaatcTATAGATGTGCTGTTTCACTTTGTGTGATTTAAGGgttttacgggatatatagtaTGGTTTATCTGTGGGTGCATGTCCCTTGCTGTTAAGTTGCAAAGACTAAATTGCTATTTAATTGCATGAAACGTATATTTGTGAGGCAAATCACAGTTTACCCAAGGTTCCTTACCTAAGTAAATGTTACTCTTTATGACATGGATGACACGATTTATTGattgttgtggaaaaaaattccaTGTACATTATTTCACAAATCTGCCTCAAATCACACCATTATGGTGAGAGGCAACCTCTGGTAGAATAAGACATTGGTTCCCTTTGACGTCCGTGCTCACCATGTAGGTTTTGTGTGGTTGTGCCCATTGCAAATAGCAGAGCCTGCCGGAACAAGCCGGTTACTGTGGGCACACTGGGGATAATGTGACAACTGGAAAGCCGGTCGGACAAAACTAGGTTTTGTTCTCAGAGTTTGGAGCTCTGCGAGCCTCACTACTTCTTAAACGAGAAATTCTTTGGTACAGACACCCGCAGCGTATACTTTCGAATGTTCATGATACTGTAGCACAAAGGCTGTTCAATGAAACAATCACATTCTCATAATCAAGTTTTCTTAGATACACTGaccagccacaatattaggcacacctgcaccaCCTAATGAGTTCCAATGGCTGTAAAAGTAAAAGAGGAGATTGAGAGTTACGAAAAGGAACGTTACCCAAATAAAACTTGTTTTGTACTGCCCAGAAATATGTGGCGGTGGACGGACACCCCATGGTGGCACTCAGTAACAGAATTGGCATTCGTATTCTGATTCctatttattttaagaaatcaaaatgtgtattatatACATGACTCTGGAATCCAATGGAGATTGGTTTGATAGTAGGTGGATGTCAAGCTCAACGCAGTTGCGCCGAACACATTTCAAGTGAATCATAGCTTATCATCATTCACATACTCATTCGAACACAACTTTTTCCAGGTATTGTCACATACAAGGGCCCAGGTAACACTTCTTATTAGCCACAATATCAGTTTgttatcacattaaaaaaaacaaaaactctttgTTCCTGAATTGAATGTTGTCCACACTGTCATGGCTGCGGTGCACCACAGGCTGCTAAGACTGCTGGAGGTattgggaaggggggggggggaaaccaaaCAAGTTGTGGCCATGAGGAACCCAAGCACATCGCGTGACCTCCGACTTCTGCAGGTGAGCAGTGGTCAAAGAAGGGAAGAAAGGCAGAACGGGAAGCGATGGACATTTACATACGAGCTCTTTCCTTCTGTAATCTGGAGTTATACGTTCGGGAAACAGTATTCCAAGCATCCATATACCGGTCCATGCACATGGCAATGCATTTCTGTCAAGTCAAAACAGGAAGAAAGAGATTAATAAAGACAAGTGTATTTAGAGCAACAAGATGAAGTGTGATGATTTTGAATATAAGGGTGAAAGAACTAAGATGACTATTTGTCACCCCTAATAAACTTTGCATGTGTGGCCATACCTGCTCTGAGTTGTCCAGTGTACTTCCAGGTTTCCCGATACACTTCTTGAAGCATTTGTCTGTCATTCTCTGAAACACCACAGACAAAAGCTGGATGTTAATTCATCATTGTGTTGCACAATTGGACACTCTCAAAGTTAGCTCAAAGAGATTGTCGTCTTCACTGAGCAAAAGCCAGTGAAATGTTACACTAGAACCAATGAGGGCTGGTTACTGTACGTTTCTACATCTTACAATGTCTTAGGTAAGTAAGCATTGCTAGTTGAAGCCGCAGCTTCCATTGCTTTTCACCTGCAGCAGCTCCTGTGCGTTGGCCACCGCGATTTGGACTTTAACCTGCTCCATGATCGTGCCGGTGTCCAATTTACCGCCCGCCCCACCAGCTGAGAAGTCCGAACCGAAGCTGTCCATCACCGGGGGGGGAAAAGACTGGTTTAATATTGGTGTGTCGTTGAAAAGCCGCCTGGAAATACACGTGCGGGCAACTCTGAGTTTAGCTAACGTAAGATGCCGGTGCCCTTGACAGTAACGGAAGTTCACCAACGTCGCTTCCGGTACGACTTCGTCATATATgggaattgttgtttttgtgatgtggagCAACTGAGGCTTCTTAAGATGCCCACTAGATGGCAACGTAGTCCCACCCGAAGAAAATCGAATCATTGGTACTTCAAGCTTCGTTTAATGTGTccaattactttatttaaaaagtacaatgttaaaatcattttatttttgaaattataacattttaaaaaatattgaatagcTCAATGGCCCTgacacagttttattttatcGTATCAAGAGGGAacatatacaaaccccaattgaaACGAAGCTGGGACATTGTTtgaaacgtaaataaaaacagaatacagtacagtgatgTTCAAATCCTTTTTAGCCTATATTCATTCTAATCCACTACAAAgactagatatttaatgttcaaactgataaactttacctgtctttttttcttcaaatattcactcattttgaatttgatgcttgcgccacgttccaaaaaagctggaacaatGTTACATCATGTTACCACTGTGGTACATCACATTTCCTTTGAACAACATCCAAAAGCAGAGAAACAGAGAAACagggaaacagcacagatgtGCTGAAACCCTCCCaaccccataccagtccccaggaaccctttgatatgtatatgtgaccagatgtgattagtgagaaaaatatatacagcgagtggtgtgagcgtgtgctaagtgagtgattaagaggcatggctcatgcaggtcgggcccattaggccggacaaccaccgacgaagagggctgCCTCACCCAGACCCGTGGCACCGACCATGGGACCccgcctcacacacacacacacacacacactcccgccagcacccactaccccccccccccccccccccaaaccaggcagggagaaaaactccacagcaggccccacagcccgcaggggaccaccCGGCACCtccacgggaagaggaagaggcgggacggaaggaacggagagaagaggaggaagcagaacattaaatatcttgtctttatagtgtttAGTGTTATTTGAATCTAATATGACTTAATGACTGAGCAAatccatacataaaaaaaaaaattaatgaagcGCAAGCAACTGAGATATAAAGTTACTGTAGcctctgtattgtttttagtcTCAAGTCCTGACCATGAAGATGACCCCCCTCGCCATCCTTATGTTTCAGACAGTATGACCTCACTGAACAGACCCACCTGCCTTGGCTGAGAAAATAAGCGTACAGTGAGTGTGCAGGCCAACAAAAGAGTAACGGTTACTGTCATCTAAACATGCTCACCAAGGGGATTGTTTCAATGCTGGGGCCATTGAGGAATAATCACGGGGGGTCTGATTAGTGGCGTGCCCGCCTCAGAGTAATTAATGACCAGTTGCacaaccaacacacacacacacacgccttcaAAACACacatgtacaaataaatgtgGCTTCAAGCCACAAGGCTTGGGCAGGGGGTTTAACGTGCAGCAAAATGAATTAACCCTAGATGACAATCATGAGTTCATTAAATCGTCTTCAATTCTTAATCTGTTTTGGACACACTTGTGTGCATGAAAACATTTGGCCCCATCAGCTGTGAGGGAGGAAGGTGCATCAGCACTGACAGAAATTGGTTTTTTAAAACCCCAagctaaataaatacacttgAGCTCAGATTTGAAATTACAGGTATATGAAAACTCAttagaaaacacaattttaaaaagtgctggTAGCCTTTGTACATACATAAAAttgagaagcagcagcagcagcagctttgTAATCTCCCAAAAAGCAGCTGCTGAGTGTCAGCGGGTAGCAAGATGAAACctgagcagcagcaacagcagcagcgcTTGTAGTGTTACGAGATTAGCTCGTGATGGTTGTACTGGGGGGAGGCTGACCGCCCCCACACGACTACCTCAAATATGACAAGTGTATAACGCCACAACGAATTGATCTGAGAGGATCTGGGTTCTGTTATTGTAatatattcagtttttattattattttcatttttttgtagaaGCAGACATAATTAGATTTTTCCATGAAAAGCAGAATtacattattactattattctcatcatcatcatcggcattgttattattattattatgttttacaagAGGGCCTTTGATTTGATATAGCCATGGGTTATATGCCTGGGACTGACAGGTTGAAAGGTAAAAATCTACTCAATTAACATatcagacatgttggaacatgCCCGTACTTtgacattcttcttcttcttccttttagAGTCCGGCAATCATCTACCATCCATGacctaacaacaacaaaggaaaaGAAACCTGTCTTGAGtttcatatttttctaaattgGCTTTTTACACTATGCGAACAGATTTG is part of the Phyllopteryx taeniolatus isolate TA_2022b chromosome 7, UOR_Ptae_1.2, whole genome shotgun sequence genome and harbors:
- the timm13 gene encoding mitochondrial import inner membrane translocase subunit Tim13, translating into MDSFGSDFSAGGAGGKLDTGTIMEQVKVQIAVANAQELLQRMTDKCFKKCIGKPGSTLDNSEQKCIAMCMDRYMDAWNTVSRTYNSRLQKERARM